In Streptomyces sp. NBC_00091, the following proteins share a genomic window:
- the dprA gene encoding DNA-processing protein DprA, with amino-acid sequence MTPGGRPDPEFLARAALTRVLEPGDEQGGRWLRELGAVALIRLLTGPGPEPGPLTGVGPERLAGYRRRAALADPLRDLATADGSGGRFVCPGSTEWPTQLDDLGDARPVGLWLRGRPHLRTWALRSVAVVGARACTPYGAHMAQTLAAGLTERGWVVVSGAAYGIDGAAHRGALASGGATAAVLACGVDVGYPRGHAGLLGRIARQGLVLGELPPGSHPTPSRFVLRNRVIAALTRGTVVVEAAHRSGSLVTARRAQQLGRLTMGVPGPATSGLSAGVHELLRGEAVLVTDAAEVVELVGDMGELAPARRGPVLARDLLDPGAARVLEALPAGRPAGLDEIGLAAGVGTDEVIGRLYELHSLGFVERQGDGWQLTPRTSRGGAQSGADRRGGR; translated from the coding sequence GTGACCCCCGGGGGGCGGCCCGATCCGGAGTTCCTGGCCCGGGCCGCGCTGACCAGGGTGCTGGAGCCGGGGGACGAGCAGGGCGGGCGCTGGCTCCGAGAGCTCGGGGCCGTCGCCCTGATACGGCTGCTGACCGGCCCCGGCCCGGAGCCCGGGCCGCTGACCGGGGTGGGGCCCGAGCGGCTCGCCGGATACCGCAGACGGGCCGCCCTCGCCGACCCGCTGCGGGACCTGGCGACCGCCGACGGGTCGGGCGGCCGGTTCGTCTGCCCGGGCTCGACGGAGTGGCCGACCCAGCTGGACGACCTCGGCGACGCCCGGCCCGTCGGGCTCTGGCTGCGGGGCAGGCCCCACCTGCGGACCTGGGCCCTGCGCTCGGTCGCCGTGGTCGGGGCCCGCGCGTGCACCCCGTACGGGGCCCACATGGCCCAGACCCTGGCGGCCGGGCTCACCGAGCGCGGCTGGGTGGTGGTCTCCGGGGCGGCGTACGGGATCGACGGCGCCGCCCACCGCGGGGCCCTGGCCTCGGGCGGCGCCACGGCGGCGGTGCTGGCCTGCGGGGTGGACGTGGGCTACCCGCGCGGCCACGCCGGGCTCCTGGGCCGGATCGCGCGCCAGGGGCTGGTGCTGGGGGAGCTGCCGCCCGGCAGCCACCCCACCCCGAGCCGGTTCGTCCTGCGCAACCGGGTCATCGCCGCCCTCACCCGGGGAACCGTGGTCGTGGAGGCCGCCCACCGCAGCGGCTCCCTGGTCACCGCCCGCCGGGCCCAGCAGCTGGGCCGCCTCACCATGGGCGTCCCCGGGCCCGCCACCAGCGGCCTCTCGGCCGGTGTGCACGAACTGCTGCGCGGCGAGGCGGTGCTGGTCACCGACGCGGCCGAGGTGGTCGAGCTGGTCGGCGACATGGGCGAGCTGGCTCCCGCCCGGCGCGGCCCGGTCCTCGCCCGGGACCTGCTGGACCCCGGCGCCGCACGGGTGCTCGAAGCCCTCCCGGCCGGCCGCCCCGCCGGTCTGGACGAGATCGGCCTCGCGGCGGGCGTCGGCACCGATGAAGTCATCGGCAGACTGTACGAACTTCACTCTCTGGGGTTCGTCGAACGGCAGGGCGACGGCTGGCAGTTGACCCCGAGGACCTCCCGCGGCGGGGCGCAATCCGGAGCCGACCGGCGAGGCGGTCGTTGA
- a CDS encoding YifB family Mg chelatase-like AAA ATPase, whose amino-acid sequence MGFARACSVALVGVEGVLVEVQADLEPGVAAFTLVGLPDKTLVESRDRVRAAVVNSGAQWPQKKLTVGLSPASVPKAGAHFDLAVAAAVLGAAEVVDPAAIADLVLIGELGLDGRVRPVRGILPAVLAAAEAGYRQVVVPQQCAAEATLVPDVSVLGVRSLRQLIAVLTDGVVPEEDPPERAGRPDPMLAGLVLPGAGLGTGLSGRGDAGDFPDLADVAGQHSARRALEVAASGGHHLFLSGPPGAGKTMLAERLPGILPPLTRQDSLEVTAVHSVAGILPPGEPLVGRPPYCAPHHSATMQSLVGGGAGIPRPGAVSLAHRGVLFLDEAAEFSGKVLDALRQPLEAGHVVIARAAGVVRLPARFLMVLAANPCPCGRHTLNGSGCECPASVIRRYQARLSGPLLDRVDLRVEVEPVTRCDLLGRGGRGEATATVADRVREARERAAARLADTPWRLNSEVPGHELRTRWPAGPGALAQAERDMERGLLTARGLDRVLRVAWTVADLRGRERPEVLDVAVALELRTGIARGAALAMGAGS is encoded by the coding sequence ATGGGGTTCGCGCGGGCCTGCTCGGTGGCCCTGGTGGGCGTCGAGGGCGTACTGGTGGAGGTCCAGGCCGACCTGGAACCGGGGGTGGCCGCCTTCACCCTGGTGGGGCTGCCCGACAAGACCCTGGTCGAGAGCCGGGACCGGGTACGGGCGGCGGTGGTGAACTCCGGCGCCCAGTGGCCGCAGAAGAAGCTCACGGTCGGGCTGAGCCCGGCCTCCGTACCGAAAGCCGGCGCCCACTTCGACTTGGCCGTGGCCGCGGCGGTCCTGGGGGCCGCCGAGGTGGTCGACCCCGCAGCCATCGCCGACCTCGTGCTCATCGGGGAGCTGGGCCTCGACGGCCGGGTGCGCCCGGTCCGGGGGATCCTCCCGGCCGTGCTCGCCGCCGCCGAGGCCGGGTACCGGCAGGTGGTGGTGCCCCAGCAGTGCGCGGCCGAGGCCACCCTGGTCCCGGACGTCTCGGTGCTGGGGGTGCGCAGCCTGCGGCAGCTGATCGCGGTGCTGACCGACGGGGTGGTGCCCGAGGAGGACCCGCCCGAGCGGGCGGGGCGTCCCGACCCGATGCTGGCGGGGCTGGTCCTGCCGGGCGCCGGACTCGGTACGGGGCTCTCGGGCCGGGGCGACGCCGGGGACTTCCCCGACCTCGCCGACGTGGCAGGCCAGCACAGCGCCCGCCGGGCCCTGGAGGTGGCGGCCTCCGGGGGCCACCACCTCTTCCTCAGCGGGCCCCCGGGCGCGGGCAAGACGATGCTCGCCGAGCGGCTGCCCGGGATCCTGCCGCCGCTCACCCGACAGGACTCCCTGGAGGTGACGGCCGTCCACTCGGTCGCGGGAATCCTGCCGCCCGGCGAACCGCTGGTCGGCCGGCCCCCGTACTGCGCCCCGCACCACTCCGCGACCATGCAGTCGCTGGTGGGCGGCGGGGCCGGGATTCCCAGGCCCGGAGCGGTCTCCCTGGCCCACCGGGGCGTGCTCTTCCTGGACGAGGCCGCGGAGTTCAGCGGCAAGGTGCTGGACGCCCTGCGCCAGCCCCTGGAAGCCGGGCACGTGGTCATCGCCAGGGCCGCCGGGGTGGTACGGCTGCCCGCGCGGTTCCTGATGGTCCTCGCGGCGAACCCCTGCCCCTGCGGCCGCCACACCCTGAACGGCTCCGGCTGCGAGTGCCCCGCCTCGGTGATCCGGCGCTACCAGGCCCGGCTGTCCGGGCCGCTCCTCGACCGGGTCGACCTGCGGGTCGAGGTCGAGCCCGTGACCCGCTGCGACCTGCTGGGCCGGGGCGGCCGGGGGGAGGCCACCGCCACCGTCGCCGACCGGGTCCGCGAAGCCCGCGAGCGGGCCGCCGCCCGGCTCGCCGACACCCCGTGGCGGCTCAACTCCGAGGTGCCCGGGCACGAGCTGCGCACCCGCTGGCCGGCCGGCCCCGGCGCGCTGGCCCAGGCCGAGCGGGACATGGAGCGCGGACTGCTCACCGCGCGGGGGCTGGACCGGGTGCTGCGGGTCGCCTGGACCGTCGCCGACCTGCGGGGCCGCGAGCGCCCCGAGGTGCTGGACGTGGCCGTCGCGCTCGAGCTGCGCACCGGGATCGCCCGGGGGGCCGCGCTGGCCATGGGGGCGGGCTCGTGA
- a CDS encoding YraN family protein, with product MNAKGVAQQALGRYGEELAARRLTESGMTVIARNWRCRSGEIDIVARDGDALVVCEVKTRRGGDFEHPMAAVRAGKAERLRRLAGRWLADHGGPPTGGVRIDLVAVLLPRRGAPVVEHVRGAA from the coding sequence ATGAACGCGAAGGGCGTGGCACAGCAGGCATTGGGGCGGTACGGCGAGGAGCTCGCCGCGCGGAGGCTGACCGAGTCCGGGATGACGGTGATCGCCCGGAACTGGCGGTGCCGCAGCGGGGAGATCGACATCGTCGCCCGCGACGGGGACGCCCTCGTCGTGTGCGAGGTCAAGACGCGCCGCGGGGGTGACTTCGAGCACCCGATGGCCGCCGTCCGGGCCGGCAAGGCCGAGCGGCTGCGCAGGCTCGCCGGGCGCTGGCTCGCCGACCACGGGGGGCCGCCGACCGGCGGAGTGCGGATCGACCTGGTCGCGGTCCTCCTGCCCCGGCGCGGAGCGCCCGTGGTGGAGCACGTCAGGGGGGCGGCCTGA
- a CDS encoding DUF2469 domain-containing protein, translating into MSAEDLEKYETEMELKLYREYRDVVGLFKYVIETERRFYLTNDYEMQVHSVQGEVFFEVSMADAWVWDMYRPARFVKQVRVLTFKDVNIEELNKSDLELPGGDLPG; encoded by the coding sequence ATGAGCGCCGAGGACCTCGAGAAGTACGAGACCGAGATGGAGCTGAAGCTCTATCGCGAGTACCGCGACGTCGTCGGGCTGTTCAAGTACGTGATCGAGACCGAACGTCGTTTCTACCTCACCAACGACTATGAGATGCAGGTGCACTCGGTCCAGGGGGAGGTCTTCTTCGAGGTCTCGATGGCCGACGCCTGGGTCTGGGACATGTACCGGCCCGCCCGCTTCGTGAAGCAGGTCCGGGTGCTGACCTTCAAGGACGTGAACATCGAGGAGCTCAACAAGAGCGACCTCGAGCTGCCGGGCGGCGACCTGCCGGGCTGA
- a CDS encoding NUDIX hydrolase has protein sequence MAAEPAGTPPRKVSRVILLDPEDRILLLHGCEPDDPADDWWFTPGGGLEGGETREQAALRELAEETGITDVELGPVLWHRYCAFPFDGRRWEQDEWYFLARTAQTATGMGGLTELERRSVTGARWWTSEELLAARETVYPTRLAELLRTLLDDGPPGAPVVLAPEIV, from the coding sequence ATGGCCGCTGAGCCGGCGGGGACCCCTCCGCGGAAGGTCTCACGGGTGATCCTCCTCGATCCCGAGGACCGGATCCTGCTGCTGCACGGCTGCGAGCCGGACGATCCCGCCGACGACTGGTGGTTCACCCCCGGCGGCGGGCTGGAGGGCGGCGAGACCCGGGAACAGGCCGCCCTGCGGGAGCTGGCGGAGGAGACCGGGATCACGGACGTGGAGCTGGGGCCGGTGCTGTGGCACCGGTACTGCGCCTTCCCCTTCGACGGCAGGCGCTGGGAACAGGACGAGTGGTACTTCCTGGCCCGGACCGCCCAGACCGCGACCGGGATGGGCGGCCTCACCGAGCTGGAGCGGCGCAGCGTCACGGGGGCCAGATGGTGGACCTCCGAGGAACTTCTCGCGGCCCGTGAGACGGTGTACCCGACCAGACTGGCCGAGCTGCTCCGGACGCTGCTCGACGACGGTCCTCCGGGCGCTCCGGTGGTCCTCGCCCCCGAAATCGTTTAG
- the lepB gene encoding signal peptidase I, whose amino-acid sequence MGGTQAIRERKDGRGGLGNTLSGIAVAIGFVLFLGGFVWGALVYQPYTVPTDSMVPTVQPGDRVLAQRIGGGEVRRGDVVVFTDTVWGSSPMLKRVVAVGGDTVACCGKGGGVTLNGKPLDEPYVDRSGGDAAAAGTTSFEVKVPEGNLFLMGDRRGGSLDSRAHLQESGQGTVPRSAVVARVDALAWPSVKTLERPQVFAAMPGGISGHGPLRLQVAAVLAGGALVVLGGAYGPLARLRGRGRGRAGSDGR is encoded by the coding sequence ATGGGCGGAACGCAGGCAATACGCGAGCGCAAGGATGGCCGCGGCGGCCTCGGCAACACATTGTCGGGGATCGCCGTGGCCATCGGCTTTGTGCTCTTCCTGGGCGGTTTCGTCTGGGGAGCGCTGGTGTACCAGCCGTACACGGTGCCGACCGACTCGATGGTGCCGACGGTGCAGCCGGGCGACCGGGTGCTGGCGCAGCGGATCGGCGGCGGCGAGGTGCGGCGCGGGGACGTGGTCGTCTTCACCGACACCGTGTGGGGCAGTTCGCCCATGCTCAAGCGGGTCGTGGCCGTGGGCGGCGACACCGTCGCCTGCTGCGGCAAGGGCGGCGGGGTGACCCTGAACGGCAAGCCGCTTGACGAGCCGTACGTCGACCGGTCGGGCGGCGACGCGGCGGCCGCGGGGACGACCTCGTTCGAGGTGAAGGTGCCCGAGGGCAACCTCTTCCTGATGGGCGACCGGCGCGGGGGCTCGCTGGACTCCCGGGCGCACCTGCAGGAGAGCGGTCAGGGGACGGTGCCCCGGTCGGCGGTCGTCGCCCGGGTCGACGCCCTGGCCTGGCCGTCCGTGAAGACGCTCGAGCGGCCGCAGGTCTTCGCCGCCATGCCCGGCGGGATCTCCGGCCACGGGCCGCTGCGGCTCCAGGTGGCCGCGGTACTGGCAGGAGGCGCCCTGGTGGTGCTGGGCGGTGCCTACGGGCCGCTCGCACGGCTCCGGGGACGTGGGCGCGGGCGGGCGGGCTCCGATGGCCGCTGA
- the lepB gene encoding signal peptidase I → MAVGARSGRDEGEERPDDAVGHETEEGGAEERPHRSFWKELPLLIGIALLLALLIKTFLVQAFSIPSDSMQNTLQRGDRVLVDKLTPWFGSEPERGEVVVFHDPANWLAGEATPDPNFAQQILSKIGLMPSADEKDLIKRTIAIGGDTVECKKGGPVVVNGKALDEPYIFPGNSACDDFPFGPITVPKGKIWVMGDHRQNSQDSRYHQQDSTQGFVPVKDVVGRAVVVAWPVTRWSTLPVPDTFDQPGIGKQPPAPLHSPQASGLGPAGVAPAALGLVGAVPLVMWRRRRLTKGRTAR, encoded by the coding sequence GTGGCGGTAGGCGCACGATCCGGACGCGATGAGGGCGAGGAGCGGCCGGACGACGCCGTCGGGCACGAGACCGAGGAGGGCGGGGCCGAGGAGCGGCCGCACCGTTCCTTCTGGAAGGAGCTCCCGCTCCTCATCGGTATCGCCCTGCTGCTGGCCCTGCTGATCAAGACCTTCCTGGTGCAGGCGTTCTCGATCCCGTCCGACTCGATGCAGAACACCTTGCAGCGCGGTGACCGGGTACTCGTGGACAAGCTGACCCCGTGGTTCGGCTCGGAGCCCGAGCGCGGCGAGGTCGTGGTCTTCCACGACCCCGCGAACTGGCTGGCCGGGGAGGCCACCCCGGATCCCAACTTCGCGCAGCAGATCCTCAGCAAGATCGGTCTGATGCCGTCCGCCGACGAGAAGGACCTGATCAAGCGGACCATCGCCATCGGCGGGGACACCGTGGAGTGCAAGAAGGGGGGACCGGTCGTCGTCAACGGCAAGGCGCTGGACGAGCCGTACATCTTCCCCGGGAACAGCGCGTGCGACGACTTCCCCTTCGGTCCGATCACCGTGCCCAAGGGCAAGATCTGGGTGATGGGCGACCACCGCCAGAACTCCCAGGACTCCCGTTACCACCAGCAGGACTCCACCCAGGGCTTCGTGCCGGTCAAGGACGTCGTCGGGCGGGCCGTGGTGGTCGCGTGGCCGGTCACCCGCTGGTCCACGCTCCCCGTTCCGGACACCTTCGACCAGCCGGGCATCGGCAAGCAGCCCCCGGCGCCGTTGCACTCGCCGCAGGCCAGTGGGCTGGGCCCGGCCGGGGTCGCCCCGGCCGCGCTGGGACTCGTCGGGGCCGTGCCCCTCGTCATGTGGCGCCGGCGGAGGCTGACCAAGGGGCGTACCGCCCGGTAG
- the lepB gene encoding signal peptidase I has protein sequence MDTEAELTQRGHSSPEQGEGRPRSVFSRSAFSRSAVSRSASFGERAASRPWRRAGLLGVLCAVFLLLLGNFVVQPFQIPSRSMEPTLQVGDRVLVNKLAYRFGGVPQRGDVVVFDGAGSFVREPAGGNPVGDALHGAFAALGLAEPSDTDFVKRVVGVGGDDVVCCDAGGRIQVNGVPLAEPYVHPGDTPSKVPFRIVVPLGTLWVMGDHRSQSRDSRDHLGEPGGGMVPVEKVIGRADWIGWPVSRWGSVPGARGGDGSHG, from the coding sequence ATGGACACCGAAGCAGAGCTCACACAGCGCGGCCACTCCTCCCCCGAACAGGGGGAGGGGCGGCCGCGTTCTGTGTTTTCCCGCTCTGCGTTTTCCCGCTCGGCGGTTTCCCGTTCCGCGTCCTTCGGGGAGCGTGCCGCTTCGCGGCCCTGGCGGCGGGCCGGACTGCTCGGGGTGCTCTGCGCCGTCTTCCTGCTGCTGCTCGGCAACTTCGTCGTCCAGCCCTTCCAGATCCCGAGCCGGTCCATGGAGCCGACCCTGCAGGTGGGGGACCGGGTCCTGGTCAACAAGCTGGCGTACCGTTTCGGCGGCGTGCCGCAGCGGGGGGACGTGGTGGTCTTCGACGGCGCCGGGTCCTTCGTACGGGAACCCGCGGGCGGGAACCCGGTCGGCGACGCCCTGCACGGGGCGTTCGCGGCGCTCGGGCTCGCGGAGCCCTCCGACACCGACTTCGTGAAGCGGGTCGTGGGCGTCGGCGGGGACGACGTGGTGTGCTGCGACGCGGGGGGCCGGATCCAGGTCAACGGGGTCCCGCTGGCGGAGCCGTACGTGCACCCCGGTGACACGCCCTCGAAGGTGCCCTTCCGGATCGTCGTACCCCTGGGGACCCTGTGGGTCATGGGCGATCACCGGTCCCAGTCCCGGGACTCCCGGGACCACCTGGGGGAGCCGGGCGGGGGGATGGTGCCGGTGGAGAAGGTTATCGGGCGGGCCGACTGGATCGGCTGGCCGGTGTCGCGCTGGGGTTCGGTGCCCGGGGCGCGGGGCGGGGACGGCTCGCATGGGTAG
- the rplS gene encoding 50S ribosomal protein L19, translating into MSHLLDGVNAASLRTDVPAFRPGDTINVHVRVIEGNRSRIQQFKGVVIRRQGSGVSETFTVRKVSFSVGVERTFPVHSPIFEKIELVTRGDVRRAKLYFLRELRGKAAKIKEKRDR; encoded by the coding sequence ATGTCTCACCTGCTCGATGGCGTCAACGCCGCCTCCCTGCGCACCGACGTCCCGGCCTTCCGCCCGGGTGACACGATCAACGTGCACGTCCGCGTGATCGAGGGCAACCGCTCCCGTATCCAGCAGTTCAAGGGCGTTGTCATCCGTCGCCAGGGCTCTGGCGTCTCCGAGACCTTCACCGTTCGCAAGGTCTCCTTCAGCGTCGGCGTGGAGCGTACCTTCCCGGTCCACTCCCCGATCTTCGAGAAGATCGAGCTCGTCACCCGCGGTGACGTGCGTCGCGCCAAGCTGTACTTCCTCCGTGAGCTCCGCGGCAAGGCCGCGAAGATCAAGGAGAAGCGCGACCGCTGA
- the trmD gene encoding tRNA (guanosine(37)-N1)-methyltransferase TrmD, translated as MRLDVVTIFPEYLEPLNVSLVGKARARGQLEVHVHDLREWTYDRHNTVDDTPYGGGPGMVMKTDPWGEALDSALADGYEAGAHGPVMVVPTPSGRPFTQELAVELSERPWLIFTPARYEGIDRRVMDEYATRMPVYEVSIGDYVLAGGEAAVLVVTEAVARLLPGVLGNAESHRDDSFAPGEMANLLEGPVYTKPPQWRGRGIPEVLLSGHHGKIARWRRDEAFRRTAQNRPDLIERCEASAFDKKDREILSILGWRPTGDGRFWRKPQDVEE; from the coding sequence ATGCGTCTCGACGTCGTCACGATCTTCCCCGAGTACCTGGAGCCGCTGAACGTCTCCCTCGTCGGCAAGGCCCGTGCGCGCGGGCAGCTCGAGGTGCACGTCCACGACCTGCGGGAATGGACGTACGACCGGCACAACACGGTCGACGACACCCCCTACGGCGGCGGCCCCGGCATGGTCATGAAGACCGACCCCTGGGGCGAGGCCCTCGACTCGGCGCTGGCCGACGGCTACGAGGCCGGCGCGCACGGCCCGGTCATGGTCGTCCCCACGCCCAGCGGCCGGCCCTTCACCCAGGAACTGGCCGTCGAGCTCTCCGAGCGCCCCTGGCTGATCTTCACACCGGCCCGGTACGAGGGCATCGACCGCCGCGTCATGGACGAGTACGCGACGCGGATGCCGGTCTACGAGGTCTCCATCGGCGACTACGTCCTGGCGGGCGGGGAGGCGGCCGTGCTGGTCGTCACCGAGGCCGTGGCCCGGCTGCTGCCCGGGGTGCTCGGCAACGCCGAATCGCACCGGGACGACTCCTTCGCCCCCGGCGAGATGGCCAACCTGCTGGAGGGCCCCGTCTACACCAAGCCGCCCCAGTGGCGCGGCCGCGGGATCCCCGAGGTGCTGCTCAGCGGCCACCACGGGAAGATCGCCCGCTGGCGCCGGGACGAGGCCTTCCGCCGTACCGCGCAGAACCGCCCCGACCTGATCGAGCGCTGCGAGGCCTCCGCCTTCGACAAGAAGGACCGGGAGATCCTGAGCATCCTGGGCTGGAGGCCGACCGGAGACGGCCGATTTTGGCGCAAGCCGCAGGACGTGGAAGAATAG
- the rimM gene encoding ribosome maturation factor RimM (Essential for efficient processing of 16S rRNA), with product MELVVARIGRAHGIKGEVTVEVRTDEPELRLSPGAVLRTEPASVGPLTIETGRVHSSRLLLRFVGVKDRTGAEALRNTLLIADVDPAELPEEPDEYYDHQLMDLDVVLEDGTEIGRITEISHLPSQDLFIVERPDGTEVMIPFVEEIVAEIDLEEQRCVITPPPGLIDDRAEIVSTRDNGEEA from the coding sequence GTGGAGCTGGTAGTCGCGCGGATCGGCCGCGCCCACGGGATCAAGGGTGAGGTCACCGTCGAGGTGCGGACCGACGAGCCCGAGCTGAGGCTCAGCCCCGGCGCCGTGCTCCGGACCGAACCGGCATCCGTGGGCCCGCTGACCATCGAGACGGGCCGGGTGCACAGCAGCCGGCTGCTGCTGCGGTTCGTGGGCGTCAAGGACCGCACCGGTGCCGAGGCCCTGCGCAACACCCTGCTGATCGCGGACGTGGACCCGGCGGAGCTGCCCGAGGAGCCCGACGAGTACTACGACCACCAGCTCATGGACCTGGACGTCGTGCTCGAGGACGGCACCGAGATCGGCCGGATCACCGAGATCTCCCACCTGCCCTCGCAGGACCTGTTCATCGTCGAGCGCCCGGACGGCACCGAGGTCATGATCCCCTTCGTCGAGGAGATCGTCGCCGAGATCGACCTGGAGGAGCAGCGCTGCGTCATCACCCCGCCGCCCGGGCTGATCGACGACCGCGCAGAGATCGTCTCCACGCGTGACAACGGGGAAGAAGCCTGA
- a CDS encoding RNA-binding protein, protein MLEEALEHLVKGIVDNPDDVQVASRNLRRGQVLEVRVHPDDLGKVIGRNGRTARALRTVVGAIGGRGIRVDLVDVDQVR, encoded by the coding sequence ATGCTCGAGGAGGCTCTTGAGCACCTCGTAAAGGGCATTGTGGACAACCCCGACGACGTGCAGGTCGCCTCGCGCAACCTGCGGCGCGGGCAGGTGCTCGAGGTCCGGGTCCACCCGGATGACCTCGGCAAGGTGATCGGCCGCAACGGCCGCACCGCACGTGCTCTGCGTACCGTCGTGGGCGCCATCGGCGGCCGCGGGATCCGCGTCGACCTCGTCGACGTGGACCAGGTCCGCTGA
- the rpsP gene encoding 30S ribosomal protein S16, with amino-acid sequence MAVKIKLKRLGKIRSPHYRIVVADARTRRDGRAIEEIGIYQPTYNPSRIEVDAERAQYWLSVGAQPTEAVLAILKLTGDWQAHKGLPAPAPLLQPATKEDKRRTFDEFAKALEGIGEGKGEAITQKKKADKKADEAEAAAESTEA; translated from the coding sequence GTGGCAGTCAAGATCAAGCTCAAGCGCCTCGGTAAGATCCGCTCCCCTCACTACCGCATCGTCGTCGCCGACGCCCGCACCCGCCGGGACGGCCGCGCGATCGAGGAGATCGGCATCTACCAGCCGACGTACAACCCCTCGCGCATCGAGGTCGACGCCGAGCGCGCGCAGTACTGGCTGTCCGTGGGCGCCCAGCCCACCGAGGCCGTCCTCGCCATCCTGAAGCTCACCGGTGACTGGCAGGCGCACAAGGGCCTCCCGGCCCCGGCGCCGCTGCTGCAGCCGGCGACGAAGGAAGACAAGCGTCGCACCTTCGACGAGTTCGCCAAGGCCCTCGAGGGCATCGGCGAGGGCAAGGGCGAGGCCATCACGCAGAAGAAGAAGGCCGACAAGAAGGCGGACGAGGCTGAGGCCGCCGCCGAGTCGACCGAGGCCTGA